The DNA window AAAAGGTACTGCAAACCACGGGAGCCGTCGTGCGAGGACTGTCCGCTTAATGAATTTCTATAAAACGAGACCTCTGAAAAATGCAAGGCAAAGCTGTCATTGCGAGGGGCGCAACCCCGTGGCAATCTCTGAGATTGCTTCGCTTCGCTCGCAATGACACTAAGTAGTCCACATCAGGCGGATTGTGCTTTCTTTTGTATTTTCGCAGAGGGATCAAGACCTTAAAAAATGACACAAAACATTTTAATCAAAAACGGCCGCGTAATCGACCCCTCCGCCAACCTCGATGAACAGGTGGACATACTGATAGAGGACGGGGAAATCACCGGGGTCGGGGCTGATATAAAACCCCGGGGAGATACCGAGGTGCTGGACGCCCGCGGCTGCATAGTCACCCCGGGTCTGGTTGACTGCCACGTCCACCTGAGGGAGTCAGGCAGGGAGGGGGAGGATTTTTTGGAGACAGGGAAGTCTAGAGAAACCGTCGCAAGCGGCACCCGTGCCGCCGCAAAGGGCGGGTACACCACCGTCATCTGCGAGCCGAACACCACGCCGCCCATAGACTCCCCCGAACGTGTGGACGAACTCCAGGAACGCATAACAAGTACGGGCCTTGTAAAGACTTACATAAAAGCATCAATGACACGGGGCATGCGGGGGGAGGAGCTGGTAGACGTAGCGAGGCTGAGTGGTCACCCGCTGGTAAAGGCCCTGTCCGAGGATGGCAACCCGATAATTGAAAAGGAGCTGATGGATGAGGTCTGCCGGTCTGCCGCCGAGAACAACTTGGCGTTAAGCTGCCACAGTGAAGACTCAGGCTTCACCCTCTCTAAAAGGAGCAGGAGGGTCGGCTTCAGACCTGGAGAGGATTTTCAAAACGAGCCCAATTTCATCGCGCGCGACATCCTTCTGGCGGAGGCGCATCATGCGCAGATACACATCTCGCACGTGAGTATGAGAGATTCTCTGGACGTCATACGCCGGGCGAAGACCCACGGCCGTACACGTATCACGTGTGAAGCAACGCCGCACCACCTTCTCCTTGAAGACGGTTTCAGGGACCCCCTCGGCCTGCGCGCCGTCGTCAACCCTCCGCTACGTCCGAAGGAGGACAGAATGGCCTTACTGGAGGCGCTAAAGGAGGGTATAATAGACGCAATTGCCTCTGACCACGCGCCGCACAGGGAAGAGGACAAGAAGGCCGGCGCCCCCGGCCTTATCGGACTGGAGACCACGCTGGGACTGGTGCTCACAGGGCTTGTGCGGCCGGGTATAATCTCGCTCATGCACGCGGTCAGGATGATGTCAACGGCGCCCTCCGCCATCTTCCACCTGAACGGCGGCTCCCTGGAGAAGGGGGTTGCAGGGGCGGACGTCAGCATAATAGACCCCGGCGCGGAATGGACGGTGGATACCGGTAAATTCGAGTCTCTATCCAGAAACTGCCCCTTCGAGGGATGGAAGCTCCACGGCCGGTCAGTGGCGGTAATAGTCGGCGGGCGGATTGTGATGAGGGACGGGGAACTCGTATAATAATGCACATAATAATAGACGGATATAACCTTATCTTTGCCGTTCCTGAACTCGTAGAGGTCATGGACAAAGGGAAAATGGAGACGGCCAGGGAGGTCCTGCTGGCGGCGCTGTCAGATTATGAGGGCAAGAGCCGTCAGAAGGTCACCGTGGTATTCGACGGCAGGGATAAGGAGGGCGATGAATACATGGCCATTTCACAGAAGCAGCACCACGGGGGTGTAAACGTCATCTTCTCAAAGGGTACCACCGCCGATGAGGACATAAAGGATATTATCAACTCCTCGCCCAATACGAAAAATATGTGCATAGTTACCTCGGACAAGAGTATTATCCAAACGGCCAGGTCTTCAGGCTGCAAGCTCGCCGAACCCGGAGAGTTTTATAAAAAGATAACACCGGCCCCCAAAAAAGGGCGCGCCTCGACGCGCGGCGAACCACTGGTTAAGTACCGGGAAGTACCTGAAGAACAGGTGGATTACTGGCTAAAAGTGTTTAAGGCGAAACGGGAAAAGGAATAAGGCGCCACGGTGACATCAGACTCTGACCATACCCGTATAAAATTGCTGCGCTGGCTCCCCGCCATAATATGGGCCGCCGTCATATTCTGGTGCTCTTCGAGGTCCACCTCTCCCATACCCCTTATACCCATTCCTCATGCGGACAAGGGCATCCACTTCACGGAGTTCTTCATCCTTTGCTACTCGATATGTCATGCGCAGGGGCCATCCGGCCAAAATTTTAGAAGAATCATGTGGCGTGCCGTATTAATGACTTCCGTCTACGGTGCCCTGGACGAATACCACCAGAGCTTCACGCCCGAGAGGACGCCGGAGGTGGCGGACTGGATGGCCGACACCACCGGTGCGGTCGTCGCGGGTTTTGTATGGCTCACAAAGCAAGGTCAACCATCAGACCTCTCCAGGAGTGACAGTCATGTTCCTTAGACTTTTTTTGCTGTTTACAATCGTGCCCCTGATAGAGTTGTATCTTTTGCTCAAATTGGGGGGCTATATCGGCGCCGTTGCCACGGTCGGGGTGGTAATAGGTACGGGGATAGCGGGCGGGCTGCTGGCAAAGAGCCAGGGGCTGGCCGTCCTCCGTCAGGCGCAAGGGGAATTAGACCTGGGGAGGATACCCGCCGAAAGCCTCTTTGACGGGGCACTTATATTGTTAGCAGCCACGATGCTTATCACCCCCGGTCTTATAACCGACTGCCTCGGCCTGTTACTCCTCATACCCTGGACCAGACGGAGGTTCAAATCCTGGCTCAGGAGAAAACTCGAGGAAAAGATCTCGCGCGGCGAAATACGTGTCTATACTCATTTCGGAGACTTTGGTGGTGACAGGGGTTCCGTATGAACGCTTTTAAGATGCCCGGAGACATAAGGGCCGTTATGCTCGACATGGACGGGGTGGTGATAGACGGTATGCCGTATCACCAGAGGGCGTGGAAAGAGGCATTTGCCACGGTGGCGATGGAGGTCACAGACACCGACATATACCTGAAGGAAGGCATGGACCAACTGGAGACCGTTGTAGAGCTTTGTGGGGGAAAGGGGGTCTCTATGAGCGACGAAGACATGAGAAAGGTAATCGACCTCAAGAACCATATCCTCAATTCCATATTCAAGGTCCGTCTCATCCCCAACATTAAAGAATTTCTCTCCCGGCTTAAACACCTTGGGCTTAAACTGGCGCTTGTAACCGGCACGAATGAGGACGTCGTGGATAGGATTCTTCACGAGGAAAAGGCCTTGAAAGACTACTTTGACGTGGTGGTGACGGCAGCTACCGCCTCGCACAAAAAGCCCGACCCCGAACCCTACCTGAAGGGCGTGGAGCTCTTAGGGATTGACAAAGAACACTGCCTGGTAATAGAGAACTCCCCGGCCGGTATCACGTCCGCCAAGCGGGCGGGTCTCGTGTGCCTGGCCCTGACCACGTCCCTGCCCGGGAAACACCTGAGCGAGGCCGACGGCATCTTTCCGGGCCTGGAAGAGGTTTCAAGGCTTTTTGATTAAAAATACCGTTACTTAATTTACCGGGCCGTTCCAGTATCCGGGACACACCCGTTGACACAACCCGCCTTCTCATGTATCCTCGAAGCATCCATCTGTTACCTGCTGTCTTTTAGGAGAACCGGACCGTGACGATAAACAACAATTTTACGATAAAACTCTGTTGCGCAATTGCCGTCTTATCATTCTTGACGTTATTGCTGCTGCCGTATAATCCGACCAGCGCCCAGCACATAGACGTCTTCAACATACCCAGGGAAGATGCCAAAGAAAAAACGTTGGAAGACGTACCCGAACTGGCAGAGGTGGAGGTTACCGACTCCTATACTTACAAGGTTATGGTAAAAAAAGAACGCCTCGACGATGGCACCGTCTTTGCAAGAGAACTCGAAATCACGGCGCTCTCGGACGAGGAAAAGCCCCCGTATCACTGGGGTCAGGTGGATTACTACGACCGGAGGAATATCACGCAGAGGCAGGTGCGTAAGACAGATTTTGCCAAGTGTTTCAGGACGCGGACGGGCGTATTATATTACCTGCCTAACAGTAAAAAGGTGGTGGACTGGGGCCGCTGGACCATGTGGGACTGTCGCCCGAGCAACGCACCGTAAGCAGCCGGCGCCTTACATATATGCCCGGACCTTTTTGACTCAGGAGTGTACACTCACCCTGACGGAGACCCTGTGGTGAGGAATTTTTGCTTTATATGCCTCGGTATCCTTATCGTAATCCTTACACTGTTCCTGTGGCCGCATTCTTTCGCGGACAATGAACGGGGCCTGCTTGAGTCGGTCATAGAGGGCCGGGCACGGGTGATAGACCTCACGTATCCGTTAAACGGGAAAAACCCTTACTGGCCGGGTCCCCGGTACCGGCCTTTTAAGTACGAGGTGATTTCCAGGCTTGAGACCGATGGGGTATATTCCGGCAGCTACTCCACCCCCGAACACCTGGGCACACACGTGGACGCGCCCAACCACTTCGGACTCAATCAACCGTCCGTGGACCAGTTGCCCCTCGACCAGCTCATGGGTCCCGCCGCGGTAATAGACATACGTAAACAGGCGGCCTCAGACCCGGACTACCGGCTCTCCGTGGACGATATCAAGAAATGGGAGGCGCAAAACGGCCGTATACCGAATGGCGCCATAGTGCTCATGCACTCCGGCTGGGGGGAGAGGTGGGCAGATGGTGACAGGTACAAGAATGCAGACCCCTCCGGAACCCTGCACGCTCCCGGCTTTTCAGAGGAAGCCGCACTCTTACTCGCCGAAGAGAGGGACGTAAAGGCCATCGGGGTTGACACGCTGAGCGTGGACAACGGGCCGTCCAAGGACTACCCCGTGCATCACGTGTTTAATTCCAGGGGCAGGTGGATGCTTGAGAACCTTGACAACGTAGGAAAACTCCCACCCAAAGGAGCCATGCTTATCGTGGCGCCCATAAAGATAGAAGGCGGCTCAGGCGGCCAGGCCCGTGTCTGGGCTATCACCCCTTGAATTTCTATACGCTTTTGTGTAACCTTTTATTCTTGAGGGTACGAATATTTATGGCAAGAAACAATTGGTTGTAAGAGGCCAGGAAACAAAGAGGAAAACGTTATGACTATGAAAAGACACGCAATATTTCTATGCTCGCTGGCT is part of the Candidatus Bathyanammoxibius amoris genome and encodes:
- a CDS encoding dihydroorotase; protein product: MTQNILIKNGRVIDPSANLDEQVDILIEDGEITGVGADIKPRGDTEVLDARGCIVTPGLVDCHVHLRESGREGEDFLETGKSRETVASGTRAAAKGGYTTVICEPNTTPPIDSPERVDELQERITSTGLVKTYIKASMTRGMRGEELVDVARLSGHPLVKALSEDGNPIIEKELMDEVCRSAAENNLALSCHSEDSGFTLSKRSRRVGFRPGEDFQNEPNFIARDILLAEAHHAQIHISHVSMRDSLDVIRRAKTHGRTRITCEATPHHLLLEDGFRDPLGLRAVVNPPLRPKEDRMALLEALKEGIIDAIASDHAPHREEDKKAGAPGLIGLETTLGLVLTGLVRPGIISLMHAVRMMSTAPSAIFHLNGGSLEKGVAGADVSIIDPGAEWTVDTGKFESLSRNCPFEGWKLHGRSVAVIVGGRIVMRDGELV
- a CDS encoding NYN domain-containing protein, whose amino-acid sequence is MHIIIDGYNLIFAVPELVEVMDKGKMETAREVLLAALSDYEGKSRQKVTVVFDGRDKEGDEYMAISQKQHHGGVNVIFSKGTTADEDIKDIINSSPNTKNMCIVTSDKSIIQTARSSGCKLAEPGEFYKKITPAPKKGRASTRGEPLVKYREVPEEQVDYWLKVFKAKREKE
- a CDS encoding VanZ family protein, coding for MTSDSDHTRIKLLRWLPAIIWAAVIFWCSSRSTSPIPLIPIPHADKGIHFTEFFILCYSICHAQGPSGQNFRRIMWRAVLMTSVYGALDEYHQSFTPERTPEVADWMADTTGAVVAGFVWLTKQGQPSDLSRSDSHVP
- a CDS encoding FxsA family protein, which gives rise to MFLRLFLLFTIVPLIELYLLLKLGGYIGAVATVGVVIGTGIAGGLLAKSQGLAVLRQAQGELDLGRIPAESLFDGALILLAATMLITPGLITDCLGLLLLIPWTRRRFKSWLRRKLEEKISRGEIRVYTHFGDFGGDRGSV
- a CDS encoding HAD family phosphatase, which gives rise to MNAFKMPGDIRAVMLDMDGVVIDGMPYHQRAWKEAFATVAMEVTDTDIYLKEGMDQLETVVELCGGKGVSMSDEDMRKVIDLKNHILNSIFKVRLIPNIKEFLSRLKHLGLKLALVTGTNEDVVDRILHEEKALKDYFDVVVTAATASHKKPDPEPYLKGVELLGIDKEHCLVIENSPAGITSAKRAGLVCLALTTSLPGKHLSEADGIFPGLEEVSRLFD
- a CDS encoding cyclase family protein, which encodes MVRNFCFICLGILIVILTLFLWPHSFADNERGLLESVIEGRARVIDLTYPLNGKNPYWPGPRYRPFKYEVISRLETDGVYSGSYSTPEHLGTHVDAPNHFGLNQPSVDQLPLDQLMGPAAVIDIRKQAASDPDYRLSVDDIKKWEAQNGRIPNGAIVLMHSGWGERWADGDRYKNADPSGTLHAPGFSEEAALLLAEERDVKAIGVDTLSVDNGPSKDYPVHHVFNSRGRWMLENLDNVGKLPPKGAMLIVAPIKIEGGSGGQARVWAITP